A single genomic interval of Gloeocapsa sp. PCC 73106 harbors:
- a CDS encoding alkaline phosphatase D family protein, with the protein MSIPKQWPEIKSTPPFPILQVATSTQVAQFNLLLPHVSKHSHLPEIWAEGEYKIKPVEIRTLINSDNLEWQLLRVKFADLLPNIEYSLKIVVNEMMDCRWFKTLPPESEPLRFAFSNCLNDETFYIEIQKDIYTQLNRERPDLLILGGDLVYVDSRERWYNIPEGPQAQDCLIRYLETWHRLDLFKLPYLIPTIAIWDDHDYGINDGDLNFPHKETTLWLHRCFYGADDIDKVFINFNLGRIGVFTHSSQAFFLLDNRYFRLHDDLEIYPEIDELDYSSLYQYFIQQYSKQRYNLLGQEQEEWLLAQASSHRFIWLVGGNQFFGNHHQKESYSRSNPEQFYHFLARMKATEKRFAILSGDLHIAEFSRYQIYGQGEQPIYEFGVGPMHSTMKLSDCLPDCYERLANPYRIRSEKLREENPHLSEETLEKLANCGLACFRYNFAVFTTKFVENGLETKIKLVTDNCNPFLNFTTII; encoded by the coding sequence GCAAGTAGCTACCTCTACTCAAGTTGCTCAATTTAATCTATTATTACCCCATGTTTCAAAACACAGTCATCTTCCCGAAATTTGGGCAGAAGGGGAATATAAGATTAAACCAGTAGAGATCAGGACCCTAATCAACTCAGATAACTTAGAATGGCAACTATTAAGGGTAAAATTTGCTGATTTACTGCCCAATATAGAGTATAGTCTCAAGATAGTAGTTAATGAAATGATGGATTGTCGTTGGTTTAAAACACTTCCACCAGAATCTGAACCCCTAAGATTCGCTTTTAGTAACTGTTTAAACGACGAAACATTCTACATAGAGATTCAGAAAGATATTTATACTCAACTAAACCGTGAACGTCCAGATTTACTGATTTTAGGAGGGGATTTAGTGTATGTTGATTCTAGAGAACGTTGGTATAATATCCCAGAAGGACCACAAGCACAAGACTGTTTAATTAGATATTTAGAAACGTGGCATAGATTAGACTTATTTAAACTCCCCTATTTAATTCCTACAATTGCGATCTGGGATGATCACGACTATGGTATAAATGATGGAGACCTCAATTTTCCCCATAAAGAAACTACTCTTTGGTTGCATCGCTGTTTTTATGGAGCTGATGATATAGACAAAGTTTTTATAAATTTTAACTTAGGTCGTATTGGCGTTTTTACCCACTCCTCTCAAGCTTTCTTCTTATTAGATAATCGTTACTTTCGTTTACATGATGATCTAGAGATTTATCCTGAAATAGATGAATTGGATTATTCCAGTCTTTATCAATATTTTATTCAACAATACTCCAAACAGAGATATAATCTATTAGGACAAGAACAAGAAGAATGGTTGCTAGCACAAGCTTCCTCTCATCGATTCATCTGGTTAGTAGGAGGAAATCAGTTTTTTGGTAATCACCATCAAAAAGAAAGTTACTCTCGCTCTAATCCCGAACAATTCTACCATTTCTTAGCTAGAATGAAAGCAACAGAAAAACGCTTTGCCATCCTTTCTGGAGATCTTCACATCGCAGAATTTTCTCGGTATCAAATTTATGGACAGGGGGAACAACCTATCTATGAATTTGGAGTAGGTCCCATGCACAGTACCATGAAATTAAGCGATTGTCTACCAGATTGTTACGAAAGATTAGCTAATCCCTATCGAATTAGATCTGAAAAGTTGAGAGAAGAAAATCCTCATCTGTCAGAAGAGACATTAGAAAAATTAGCTAATTGTGGTTTGGCTTGTTTTCGTTATAACTTTGCTGTGTTTACCACTAAGTTCGTTGAGAATGGCTTAGAAACTAAAATCAAGTTAGTCACAGATAATTGTAATCCTTTTTTGAATTTTACTACTATCATATGA
- a CDS encoding ParA family protein, with the protein MKTITVYHNKGGVGKTTTVVNLAAALTQRDKRVLIIDLDSQANTTFATGLIKFEDEIFDDIKDRNVLQVLTSEELYPISEVVRKSTYTRPEVDVVPAHLDLMNAEKDLLNIEYSRLLLRSKLEAVADDYDIVIIDTPPSLNLYARIAIITADYLIIPSDLKPFANQGLNNVKNFIKSQNVFRKQMMREPIKILGVLPSKISTNNKFVESTLKKRIETIQDRYNLPVFETVIYDREDLAKCAEQTVNLGMMDAPDPRSIFEFRPDSKAASEFHHLAEEVLEKIGLR; encoded by the coding sequence ATGAAAACGATCACCGTCTACCATAACAAAGGTGGGGTTGGTAAAACAACTACCGTTGTCAACCTAGCTGCAGCTTTAACTCAAAGAGATAAAAGAGTCTTGATCATCGATTTAGATAGTCAAGCTAATACAACTTTTGCCACTGGATTAATTAAATTTGAAGATGAAATATTTGACGATATTAAAGATCGCAACGTTCTGCAAGTATTAACCTCAGAAGAACTATATCCTATCTCAGAAGTGGTGCGCAAGTCCACCTATACTAGACCAGAGGTAGATGTGGTACCTGCTCATCTAGACTTGATGAATGCAGAAAAAGATTTACTTAACATTGAATATAGCAGATTATTGTTAAGATCAAAATTAGAAGCGGTCGCAGATGACTATGATATAGTGATTATCGATACTCCTCCCTCTTTAAATCTCTATGCTCGCATCGCTATCATCACCGCAGATTATTTAATTATTCCCTCGGATTTGAAACCATTTGCTAACCAAGGCTTAAATAATGTTAAAAATTTTATCAAAAGCCAAAATGTCTTTAGAAAGCAAATGATGCGTGAACCTATCAAGATTTTGGGTGTCCTCCCCAGTAAGATTTCTACTAACAATAAATTTGTGGAATCTACCTTAAAAAAACGTATCGAAACGATTCAGGATAGATACAACTTACCAGTGTTTGAAACGGTGATTTACGATCGCGAAGATTTAGCAAAATGCGCCGAACAAACTGTAAACTTGGGTATGATGGACGCGCCAGATCCTCGGTCTATTTTTGAGTTTAGACCTGATTCCAAAGCAG